From Amaranthus tricolor cultivar Red isolate AtriRed21 chromosome 4, ASM2621246v1, whole genome shotgun sequence:
TCATTAAAAAATTGTAACAATTGTATATTACACAAAGCTTAAAAATGAAGGCATCATATATATTGTGTAAATGGTATtagaaaagttaaaatatacgAATGCGAATAAATAAATGCAGTAAAGACATTTTCATAATAAGAACTTCTAGCAAAGGAAGATGgattaactcaaaataaaatGGGGATATCTCTTAGAGATAGATGTATGGACTATtgataaacaaattaaataatatttcaccTACGTATATTTTTCTCGGTTCGAAaatacttacattattttacttttcattcatttcaataattttattctattcttaatatctctatttataaataataaaaaattataaaaattaataataatctttacattgaaatgaatcaaataaaatttcatttgactatgtttaattcatagattaaaaactaatcataatTTAAGGatagtgaataaataatttattatctttataacgttacaagtaatatgaaaatgagaaattatatagaagtatataggGAGAGAGATGTAGAGATCATATAGTTAAAGTCAAGAAGGTAgaaagttatttaaaaaaagaaaagtttttATCTTTCTATTCTACTTGTATTTGCAACCATCCATGTCACAATCATGAAAGTGAGAGATGTATTTAGCCAAAGGTTGAGTTAGTTGGCCTATGTTATTAATAATGGTCCCCCTTTACCCTTGGTTAAAAGTTAGGCCAATGTTTATCTtgttcaaaatcttttgttggtAATTTCTTGCTGTTTGGGGATTGAATAGGGTGATAGTGAGACTGCATTGTTGATTGGAGTATAGTGTTGATCACTAACATTGTTTTACTTTCAATTGGGTTCCCAAACTAATATGAACGGCGTTTATTTGAACATgtgtcattttttattgttcggGCCTTTGGGTTTGGGGTTGGCGTTTGCGTTTACGAGAGTATCATACTCCTCCATTCCACAACATTAGCCTTAAGTacattttatagaaaaaaaaaattaaatatgttgatgagaacaataaaaaaaaatgtaaataaggatcaaaaataaaattgtagcaAATTAGATTAGACATACAGAAATATAAAATGTAGTAATAACATAGAGCCTTACAAAAAAGTTGCATCTACCCAAATGAATTTACCCatgcttaattaaaatattggcatagtatttaatttagccatacttacaaataaaattttccTTCAAACAATTATAAGCGTGAAAAGAAGCAAATTTTAAAGacaaaaattcaatatatactaaaaattacatAGGCTTATAAGTATTGATATAAACCTAATTAACCACGCTTATAAGCATGTGTATTTtcacaactaaatataattattcaaattactttaattaacaaattaaaaacacGGCTGGAGAAGGGCACAATATTTTTccaaatgcaatcaataaaAATCTTAACCTTTTACCTAGCAagtagaaaattaaaaattttggatCACAGATTTTCTCAGAATTTTAGAATCCTTGTGAAACCCTAAAAAGATTATTTGTTCCCTTCCCAGTTCTATTTATTTTCCAAttcattgtttttcttttatttagtttatttgttttgtggAATGAAGGTCTGCAGAGTTTTGAAAGAGTAGCAACAAGGTGGCTCTCATCCTTGTAATCCTTGTAATTCCCCGTCATTTAATGATATTATTCTTTTAtacaaatgatttttaaaattcatacttaacaAATCATTTTGAATTAgttaaaaatttgaatatttactAATATGAACAAATTCTTACATATTAATATTAAGTGAATATTTAATTACTAAATAAAGATGTTTGaaggaaaattttatttataatatcagAATTTGCTAGTATAATGGAggttgtcttatttattttttgcccAGTTAAGTGAAGGGCTTGCATGACACTCTCTCCCCTTGAAGTTTATGTTTCAAATTATCAATTTATATTATGCAACAAATTCCTTATAAATTGTGATAGAATTTGACTTTTCTACTTTATTCTTCTGGGGGCATATATCGTCTTCTTTAGCTTATTATTTTTGTGGTCTTTGTTTTTATCTTAGTTGTTCATACTCTTGCTGAATCCTTTTCCTATGTTGATTGCTAATTTACTATTGTTGTGGTATGTTTATCCATTGTCACTTGATTTAGTGGTATAGTGGTATCTTCTTTGctcataatttttttgtatcgaaacaaaaaaataaaattattatatgtttAGGTGGCCATAAAAGAACGAATATAACGATCACAAGCATCAAATATAAACATTTAAAAGTAGTTATGAATATGGTTTTCATTGATATTTagttttgtataatttttagtaACCATGAAACTCCATGTAATATCatgataatgattttttttatacatttagATATTTTACACTACTACAAAAAAGGGAAAAGAGAACGCCTCAAATATGCCTAAGAGAACTCTTCAGGAGCGTTCTCCATGTCACAGTTCTCTTAGCCTAAGAGAACGCCCCTTTCTTAGTGTTTTcttaagtaaaataaaagagaacatGTGGAACAAATAGGCGTTCTCTTTTCTTCACACTAAAGAAAACTTGCACCTTATGGAGGTGTTCTCTTTGCTACTTGTAAAAAAATCTACAACCCCACCAAAGAGAACACCTGCTTTAGGGAGGTATTCTCTTTTCCCTTACCAAAGAAAACTAACAATTACTGGAGGTGTTCTCTTTGCCCTTGCCAATAACTACTAATAAAAAAGCCGTACAGTTgcaatttccttttatttttaaaccaccATTTATATGACAAAAGacctatattaataaataaaaatactaatacgaTATAATTTGTACTAATCCATATATACCATTAAATATACGCGTTCATACATGCTATACCAACAGCAAAAATTATAAACCATTTCATCATATAATTAGACTAGAATTCAACTATACAATTATATTATTCCAAAAGTCAAATGTCATCAAAATTCTTCATGAATTCTAATCTTTAATAATTTCCATCGATATGATCTTATAACACATCATCCAAATCTTCTGCTTCATTCTCCAATTTTCTCGAACTTGATCAATGCTCTCCTGAGAATAAGTTGAAGGAGCCCTAGGGGAAAACTGCAAGAcattaataattcattaaaattttactaacCCAACTTATTGCAACAATGtgtcaaataacaaaaatttgagCGAAAATTTCGGCAGAGTCTCCTTTGTATATAGGACAACCCCCAAATTGGAAAACAATGAAATACATCATAACCTGTCTCAATAACTAATcgaataatatattcccaaaaAAATCAACTgcccataaataaaatatgtcaAACAAATGTCAACTTTGAATCACACTCTCCCAATCTATAATACTTCTATTAGGGGTGATTTAGAAGCTTGTATGCAGTCAACTAACTCTACTTTTGGTAACCATCTTGCTGCTAGAAACATCACAACAACATGTAATCATAAGACCTATAAATTGCAGCCAAGAAAGAGAAGGTGAACATTGATGCCGAAAATCCAATCCATCAATATTATATCCAAATGTCATTGTGTTTCAATACCAATATCATAAtgtttgatataaatttttgacgAATACTTACCTCCTCCAAAATCAATTGTTGCCTACTTTCAATAGTCTCAAGCATATAACGGCATACATAATATCCACAGTATTTGGCGTCTTGAGGTTGACGAAGACACTATTACAAgaaatcaaaacaaacaaacgatgaaaaaataattagaacATAGAATTTGTCATAAGTTTAGAACATgtctaaacaaaaaaaaaaattactataaaagAACCTTACTTTTAGTTTGTTCCAACCAACTTtaggattctttttaatttttttgagatcCTTTCGATGGAGCATGCTAAACTTCACAAGCCCCCTAGTCATTTACATATAAAGTGATTAAATAGATAGAACCTAAATAATATATCAAAGTAAAACCATTTACGATGCAATATTATAGTACTtactcataaataattttacgaGCATTTTCACGCACTTTATTTTCCACACCAGCAGGATCTAACCAATTAACCAATCCCTTCCATGGACTAATAATTGCTAACATCCAATGCCGACTACACAAAGATAGCATTCATACTTGCAAATCAATATCACTAAAGGGGATTcttttgatgaaaaaaaaaacattattataataatataagacaaccacaaaaaaacattattacaTTAATGATTATGGAGTATAAGGGACCCTTATCAACCTACAAATGATGAAGTCCATATTCTACAAAGCATGTCATTAATGTAGGCTGTAGCTTGACAAAGTCACCCGAAAATTAGAAAGTAATCCAAGAGTAGTGAAATGGGTAATTCTATTGCTCCCAAAGAAATGATCAGACACTAATTTCAGAAAGGCATGGATTCTAgattgtttttgactcttcaaatacttggggatgtttcattatcatttaatcatagttttaatgtacttaatgttacttagtgtgatctctcctatgaatagagagctctcatacaCTCATTatatcatcaaacacaacccctaagccaaacacatagccttttgattttatctcttactcaattgtaatacttcatttgtaagagtgtaTACtcctttaatataatataaacaagaaactacacacggcggaggacgtagccatcattgggtgaccTCCTTAAATCTCTGTGTCTCTTTGCAAGTTTCACATTATCAAACATTTATTTagttcattgttattattatcattcatCAAAATTCTTAGCATCGTATCGATTTTGGCAATTATTTCAAAGGATGATTGATGAAAGTTGCAATGTTAGATTTAGGTAATTACCTTTTATGGAAGCACAAATGGCATCCTGATTAACAAGCACTACACCATCTATCAATTCCTTACATATGCGAAAAGTTTCCTCCCCGACCACTTTAACAGCTACACCATCTGCAAATCCTCCAACTTTATCCAGCATAATTCTTTGTCCATGGTGTAATGACAGAGCCATTGCATTGGCATCAGATGGTTCCACCCCTATAATTTTGACCTGATAAAAAAAGCATCGCATATATTATTCAAACAGAAGGAAATAACCATCACTACAGCAGGACCTGTAGATGAAAGTTGCAGACATCAGAATTAGGGAGCTCATTGAACCAGGCAGAATAGCAGGCAAATGAAATCTGCAAGCTCCATcacttttcttaaaataaattctagacataaacaaagaaaattttccctaatgctttgtttttttatgtGCAGCATATTTTCTTTTGGGCATTTTATTAATATACTCCTCTTCACTTGGCACATTATCCCCTCTCCTTAATGATTTCATCAGGAAACTAATCATTCAATGGTTGTCCCCACGTAATCCCATTTTTCAGTTACTAAACTATTTGTACCAAGTAGTATTGTTGTTCTGTTAATAGGACACCAACAAGAAATTACGTGGATATTGAAAAAACCGAATATAATACATAAGCCCAGCACCACCACCCCCTGCCCACCCCTCCACccccaaaaaaagtaaatgcaGTTTGGTAAGCAAAGGGTAGGCAGCAGATAAACAAATATTGTATACATAAAAACCAACCTCTTGTTTGACTCTTTTCACATAAGCAGCAATACCGGCTATGAGTCCACCACCACCTACTGGGACAAAGATTGCGTGCAATGGACGGCCTTTTGTTTGGCTCACAATCTCCATGCCTATGGTCCCTTGCCCCATAATGACATCTGGATGGTCAAATGGAGGTATAAATGTCCATCCCTCCTCTTCAGCCCTATTCTTAGCATATGCTTGTGCCTCATCATAAGAGTCTCCCACAAGGACAACAGTGGCACCCAGCCTCTCAACAGATTTCCACTGGTGTGAACACAAATAACATTAGGATCAAAATTATCTGAGATAAGTTCTAATATATCCAACAAGGGCATCATATTTAAAAAGTATCAAACCTTTATTTCTGTTGTAGTCACAGGCATAACAATCACAGCATTACACCCCAGTTTCTTAGCAGACAAAGCCACCCCCTGCGCATGATTTGCTGCTGATGAACATATAACCCCTCTTTGCAATTGCTCCTTTGGAAGCTTTACCATCATATTGTAAGCACCCCGCAACTTGAATGAGAAAAGCTACAAAAGATAATGTATAATGCCTTCAAATTTCTAACCATTCATCGCAGAAAACACAAGATAGTTACAAGGTTCCGGGATACAGATCTCCAGTTATTATTCAatcaagttaaaaaaatttgtattttaggAAAGAAACAATGTTTTACCTGAGCCATTGTAAGAACACATAGGaaacaattgttttcaaattttttccAGACACCTACTTATACTTTATGTCATGAAATAAATGCCATTTATAATTACTTCCTCCAAAAATGTATcatttaaacttaaaaaatattacattttgCCTGTCCACCCCCTGGAGTAACTCTAAATTAAAAACAGAATCAATATCAAGAAACATGAATATGGTAAAACACTAAATCCAAGTGCTAATAGCTTAAGAATATTTTACGTATGTAGATTGTAGAAGTACTttcaaattacaaaattttaaatataaccaAAAACTTCAAGGAGAAGTATTTTTTGTGGTCCATTCAACCATACTCAATTCCATCATCTTTTTATCGTAGTTATCAAtggatcaaatcaaacaaataattgGATTGTTATCATCAAAGTGTAAATGTCAACCACGCATGAGACGGCAACAATAATATGTTCATATGCTCCAAATTGCTTATCAGCACAAAACTTTTAATAGGTTCACATCAATAGATTACTATCAAAATCAACTAAATTTAAAAGCATCTTCATTAAGACAGTTTAAGCAAGTAAAGGATCAGACAAATCAAATGCTCATCAGTTACCTTAATGTAAAGTTTACGCATCAAAATAGTTTGAATCCGAAAGACTGCATTTTCCAACCCAATTCCTAATTTCTACATCAATTGCTTCTACTCCCACCAAAACCTAACATAATGTAACACAAATTTCTCCAATGCCAATTTccaaatatgaaaattaaactAACCAAAACctataaaaatcaaatcttcaGGATTCGAACTAAAAGCATTGAAGGAAGGACCCATGAAGGCAACACAAAAATCTTCAGGATTaaaaaagaaactaaaaataatttaggaattgaaatgaaactaaaaatcaataaataaaaatacctataaataaaaatcaatcaatgaataaataaaaatcgataaacaaaaataaattaggaAATGAAAAACTATTGCTCTACAATGGTGAAAccagaaattcaaagaaaaaaaaatttaccagcCTTGGGTTTGATCGCTACGGCGTGGCGGCAAGAGTTCCGGTGTGCAGAAGGCGGCAGAAGCTCCGGTGTGCAGAAGGCGGCAGAAGATCCGGTGTGCAGAAGGAATGCAGTTTTACCAACCGTGCGTGGGTTTGTGAGGGAAATAGATTTTCACTTTGTTTTTGAGAGGGAATGGGATTTTGGGCTGATTTGAGAGGGAAGGGGATTTTCACTTAATCAGTTTTACAAAAATGCGCCTTTTGAAATAAAGGGATCGGAGTCGTTGTCAAAAATTATTAGTTAAAGATTTGCAACGACTTTGTTATATctgtatattaattattttttacaatgatatatatagttacgaattatttatttaattttaataattaaatttttcgtTGCAAAAAATAAGGTTCTatcgaaaaattattttaagtggtggggaagttaatttttttcttattgcaACGATTGTTTAGCAATAACAACAAATTTcgcaacaacttgtattttttgcaacgaaaaaaatatagtcgttaCTAAAACTTATtgctaaaaatgatttttcttgTAGTGATTGCCGATTTGAGAATGATTATAGCGCTTACAACGAACTCTAGATCGAGAAGTCAATGGAGTTGGTGAGTATAATCGCGTCGAACTACTGACAATTGTTGATGATAGTAGCGATTATTGATAATTTGAAGAATTTTTGAAGATTAATTTTGGGGGAAAAAAGGTTGTCAAAGAGAGCTAGGGACAGTGGTCTGAATTGTGGTTCAATTGCATATTCTTtgggacaaaataaattttcatattattttcaatttggcGGTTTTTTGATGtgaaatttttaagaaaaattaagagaacTTACTACTAGGAAATTAAGGAGTTCTCTTTGGTCAAGTTGTGGGTCAAAGAGATTAACAAAGAGAACTGCTATGTTGAAACATTGTTTTCTTTGGTCTAAGAGATCTCTTTTCTATTTAGGAGTTCTCTTTATGCATGTTCCCTTTTAACAAAGAGAACTGCTATGTTAAAACATTGTTTTCTTTGGTCTAAGAGATCTCTTTTCTATTTAGGAGTTCTCTTTATACATgttcccttttcccttttttgTAGTAGTGTTATTTTGTTATGATGGACAAAATTTGTGAAGTACTTACTTATTAATCGAAGACAATACATTTATGTTTTGAAATTACAAAATATGTTATTGCTGACCTTTGTTTTCTAACTATGTCAATAtagttattagtattattttaatttttacactAATTATAGTAGCattaatagaaaacaaaatgTTAATTTATAGAATTAAATTTCAGATCAAAAGTAGTTGAAAATGAGTTACCATTTATATTAACCATATTTTTGCGTGAGAAAAAAATAAGGCATAAATCAATAGGttactaattaattataagtgTGGAGAATGTCTTCACGCTTATAAGTGTGGCCGAAGGTACATTTTGCCATGCTTGTACGTCTAGTTCAATTCAACCAGATTTAGCTGCGGTTTATAAGCATAGGCGAAATTTCCCCACACAATTACTTTCCACGTTCATTTGAGCGTGAGGTATTACTTTAGCCTCACATATAACCGTAGGCAGTAACATTTTTAAACATAGGAATTTATTTATTGCAAGCGATTAGTGTACGTGTAGCAagcgggtcgaacacaagaaAGTTTGGATcaatttattttactaaattcTTAAAATGACATAGGAagaaaaataagtttgatttggattttttattttaaatactgATAGTTGTAAATCTATGGGATACTCTATTTGAAATAAAGGTTTAGGGTATTGAGAATTCTGCTATGAACGTCAAGTATTACTCAGTATTTATAGTCTATggatataaaaagtaattagaaCTGATCTATGTTAATTTAACTttcattatattaattaataaaatcagaTTAATACCCTTTTAGTTTTTATCTCAAatttttactatatttattaaactaataagaatttaacttaaatttatCTTGGGTCTAAGTTATGTCTAACTTACTCCTATTGTTAAACTCTCGCTATACTTATAGGGATAAAAAAGAGCTTTTTAATTCAAGATTAACAAGTACAATTTAATAATAGatccataatttataaatacttttacaattaaatcagtttttattaaaatttggcATCAATCCACCTCCCCTAAATTAAATAACTACTCActagaaataaaaatttcacCAAAGAAGCCATgaataaatttaatatcaagaaaaaataatactcccttcaattcatTGAAAACGGGACATTTGCTTTTTCACGATAtttaatgcacttattcaatgattaatatcttttattatacataataaatattataaacagTAGATAGTAATAActttgcattgagatgaatcaaacaagatcttgtTAGctgtattttattcatattttatcccCATTATTTAGTTGGATTATGTTGGAATTTGATACAGCTATGCTTGTTTTATTTAGGATTTTACGCTTGGtttggtgttttgttgttttgttgcaTTTTAAGTAAAACTCATCAAACCGAGCACAAATCAAGCACTTTTGATGCATACGTTGCTCACCCAACTCCGAAAGCTCAAGGGAGCAAGGTCTCGATGAGTCAAGTCAAGAAAACAAGTCAAAACGAGAGCCAAAATAGCCTATTTTAAGCCAGTCGACCAAAACTGGCTCGAGCTAGCTCAAGCAGCCTTACATCTGCATATAGCCCTCCTGAAGGTCGCATGACCAGGACGAGTGGAGTGGTTCGGGTCGAGCGAGGTGCAGTTTTACTTCCAGAGGCTTGTGTTAAATAGCAAGATGCAATCTAGAGGTACAGGTCATCCGCTCAACCTGGTCGAGCGGAGCTAGTTTCAACTTCTGTCCAAATTTTGAAGCTTCTGATGTAGTACTTGATGGTGGCTCAACCAGGTCGAGTGGGCTCTGCTCGCATCCAGCGAGATGGGCGGCATTAGCTTTTGCGATCTATTTAAATATCATTCGAGGTCTAATCATGTGTATTTCTTTTGATTGCTGCTGCCAATACTGCTTAGCCACCTTACCCTATCAATCAATTAGGGGTGGCACCTCCctcctacaacctaggggtggtggagcaatcatgaaaccaccaccccaACTTGTTTTGTGAaggctataaatagagaagaggaagatggaacTTAACATCTCAGATTTCACCCTTCATTTTGATTAACGcttatgtattcttcatagcttagctttcatttcaattaaaaattagtgtttggcataatttcttttttaattcatttaagAACTTTCAAATTCCAA
This genomic window contains:
- the LOC130810310 gene encoding threonine dehydratase 1 biosynthetic, chloroplastic-like isoform X3, giving the protein MMVKLPKEQLQRGVICSSAANHAQGVALSAKKLGCNAVIVMPVTTTEIKWKSVERLGATVVLVGDSYDEAQAYAKNRAEEEGWTFIPPFDHPDVIMGQGTIGMEIVSQTKGRPLHAIFVPVGGGGLIAGIAAYVKRVKQEVKIIGVEPSDANAMALSLHHGQRIMLDKVGGFADGVAVKVVGEETFRICKELIDGVVLVNQDAICASIKGGL
- the LOC130810310 gene encoding threonine dehydratase 1 biosynthetic, chloroplastic-like isoform X2; its protein translation is MMVKLPKEQLQRGVICSSAANHAQGVALSAKKLGCNAVIVMPVTTTEIKWKSVERLGATVVLVGDSYDEAQAYAKNRAEEEGWTFIPPFDHPDVIMGQGTIGMEIVSQTKGRPLHAIFVPVGGGGLIAGIAAYVKRVKQEVKIIGVEPSDANAMALSLHHGQRIMLDKVGGFADGVAVKVVGEETFRICKELIDGVVLVNQDAICASIKVGIGC
- the LOC130810310 gene encoding threonine dehydratase 1 biosynthetic, chloroplastic-like isoform X1, with the protein product MMVKLPKEQLQRGVICSSAANHAQGVALSAKKLGCNAVIVMPVTTTEIKWKSVERLGATVVLVGDSYDEAQAYAKNRAEEEGWTFIPPFDHPDVIMGQGTIGMEIVSQTKGRPLHAIFVPVGGGGLIAGIAAYVKRVKQEVKIIGVEPSDANAMALSLHHGQRIMLDKVGGFADGVAVKVVGEETFRICKELIDGVVLVNQDAICASIKVSSSTSRRQILWILCMPLYA